GCATCGGATACACATGGGAATATGGCCTTCATTATTGGTTTCGGCGCGCCGCCTTCAATCGGGCCTGGCTCGGCAGCCCCGCCGAACATCGCGCGCGGGCGGCCGGTCTGGCAGGCTGGTAAATGAGCCGGACGGCCGACCATTCCGAACCGGCCCCCGGCGCGCGGCGCCTGCGCCCCGACGATCATTTCACGATCCTTGCCGAAACCGACGCGTCGCCGATGCATGTCGGTGCGCTCCAGCGCGCCGCCATGCCGGATACCGTCCGCGCCACAATTGTCCCGTTCCCATTCTGGGTTCGGGCCGTTTCCTCAACATCCTCTCGCGCCGCAACGGCGACCGGCTCGACAGGGGCGTTATCGCCGATGCCGAAAAAGTCCCCGACGCCGCCCGGATCGCGGCGTTCCTTGTCGCCGCGTTCGACGAACTGGAGAAAATCGCATGACCGACGACCTCGCCTTTCGCCCGGAAGATGACCGCTATCACCAATTGTCGGACGATCCGTATGAAACGGAAACCAATTGGTGGTCGTTCAACATTCCCGAACGCAAGCTCGGCTGCTGGATCCATGCACCCTATTATCCCAACCGCAAGGCCGTGACCTGGCGGATATTCGCCTGGGACGACGAAGGTTATGATCAGGCGCGCATGGCCTATTATCGCAAGGTCGAAGAGGCGCCGATGCCCGACGACCCCGACCTGACCGACATCATTTTCCCCGGCGATGCGAACGGACCCGGCTATTCGCTGCGGATGCTGGAGCCGGGAATGAAATATCATCTGCAATATGAGGATCGCGCGCGCGGTTTTGCGCTGGACTTCACACATGGCGGCCTGCATCCGCCGCATCGCTTTCCGCCCGGCAAGCCGCCCTTCATGGCCACGCCGCACTTTGACCAGCTCGGCCATGTCGAAGGGTGGATGACACTGCGCGGAGAGCGTATCCGCATCGACGGCATCGGGGTGCGTGATCGCACCTGGGGGCCGCGCGGCGGCCCCTATGCCGCAAGCCCCAAACGCTATGCCAGCGACATGGAACGGGTAAAGCGGCCCGGCGGCGCCCACTGGCGCGAGATCGAGCGCGAACGGGGGCGCGGGCGCATCCAGTATATCTTTGGTCACCGCCACGACGGCACCGGCTTTCTGGGTTTTGTGCGTGTCGCCGATGGGGATGCCGACGGCTGGGCGCCGATGAACGCGGGCTGGATTCGCCGCGATGGCTGCTTCGGCAGCCTCGATCCCGCGCGTTCGCGGATGCGGACCTTTCGCAGCCCGAAAACGGGATGGAGCACACATATGCAGGTTGAACTGGTCGACGAACAGGGTCGCGAAATGAAAAGCGAAGGCTTTGCGGTGAGCACGATGAGCGAAGCGGGCTATGGCGTGAACCAGTTGATGCGTTGGGACATCGACGGCGGGATCGGCTGGGGCGAAGACCAGGATGTTTGGAACCCGGCCCATTATGTGCGGATGCTCGATGCGTTGAAGGCGACCGTTTGACGCCATGTTTGGCGAGTTGTCGCTTCCGCTGATGTGTGCGCCGATGAGCATCGCCTCATCGGTTCCGCTGGCCCTGGCTTGCTGTCGGGCCGGGGTCATCGGTGGATGGCAGGGCGGCTCGCTTACGCCGTTCGAAATGTTCGAATCCTATTTGGAGGCGCTGGACGGGATCGGCGGCGCGCCGCCGATCGTCAACCTGCCCGCCCGTTGGGGGCGCGATCCTGCGGCGGCCGAGCGGATCGACTGCCTCGAACGTCATCGCGTCCCGCTTGTCCTGTCCAGCCTCGGCGACCCGTCGGCGCTGGTCGAGCGGGTTCACGGATGGGGCGGACGGGTGATCCACGACGTTACGACGATGAAGCACGCCGAAAAGGCGATCGCGGCGGGCGCCGACGGATTGATGCTGACCTGCGCCGGAGCGGGCGGCCACACCGGTTTTCTGACGCCAATGGCTTTCGTGCCGGCGGTGCGGCGGCGATTCGACGGCTTGCTGATCGTCGCGGGAGGTATCGCCGACGCGCATGGCATCGCCGCCGCGCTGGCGCTGGGGGGCGATATTGCGTGCATGGGAACGCGCTTCATCGCGACGCCGGAAAGCGGCGTGGCCGAGGGACATCGCACCATGATCCCGGCAGTCGGTGTCGATGACATCATGGTTTCGGCGGCGATGAACGGCGTCCCCGCGCATTGGATGCGCCCATCGGTGGAAGCAGTAGGCCTCGATCCAAAGTCGCTTCCGTCGACGCGCACGGCAATGCCCGAAGGGGTAAGGCCGTGGCGCGATATATGGAGCGCGGGCCAAAGTGCGGGCCTGATCGACATGGTCGAACCGGTCGCCGATCTCGTTGCCCGTCTTCGCCGTGATTTCAACGCATTGCCGGCGCTTCCCGATTGGCGGGGGCGGTTGGCGGACATCGCGTTCTAGCGCGGCGTGCTGGACATCTGACCCATCGTCAGCACGATCCGTCCCGCGCTTTCGCCGGTCTCCGCATCCTGCATTGCGGCGCAAAAATCCTCCAGGGGATAGGTTCGCGCGATCGCCGGGCGCAGCCTGCCTTCCGCCGCCAGGTCGAAAATGGCATCACGGTTGGCCTCGCTCCGTCCGGGTTCGAACAGGCCGAACTGCCGCACGTCCACTCCGATCAGGCTCGCTCCCTTCAATAAGGGCAAGTTGGTCCGCAGCGCCGCAATGCCTGCCGGAAAGCCGATGACCAGATGCCGTCCGTTCCAAGCCAGCGAACGGAATGCCCGGTCGGTTGCGTCGCCTCCGACGGGGTCGAACACGACATCGACGCCCTGGCCACCGGTCGCAGCGGTTACCGTCGCGCGCCAGTCGGGGTCGCGCGCGTCGATCACGGCATCGGCGCCGCCCGCGCGCGCCAGGCTGCGCTTGGTCGCGTTCGACGCCGACGCGATCACCTGTGCGCCAAGATATTTGCCAAGCTGGATCGCTGCATAACCCGTGGCGCCGCCCGCTCCCAGTACCAGCAGCGTCTCTCCCGCAGCCAGCCGACCGCGATCGACCAGCGCATGGCGCGCGGTTGCATAGCTTACCGGGAACACCGCCGCTTCTTCGAAGGACAGGGTTTCGGGCATTTTCCGAACAGTTCGTGCGGGAAGGTTGGCGGCATCGGCGAACAGGCCGCCCCATCCGCTGCCCACCACCTTGTCGCCGACAGAAAGTCCTTCGACGTCCATGCCGACGGCCTCGACGATGCCCGCGCATTCGCTGCCGGGGATATAAGGAAGCGGCGGTTTGACCTGATAATTTCCCGCTGCCGTCAAGACATCGACATAGCTGATACCGGTGGCGCGGATCGCGATCCGAACCTGGCTCGGCGACGGCGGGCCGGGATCATATTCGACCAGCCGATAGGTGTCGGGGGGGCCAAGTGCGCTGGCCATAACGGCGCGGGGCATCAGCGCTGCCCCCCGTCCACGCGGACGAGCGCGCCGGTGGTATAAGAGGATGAGGGGCTCGCGAGCATCAGTGCGGCGGTGACGATTTCCTCGGGGCGGCCGGGGCGTCCCAGGGCCACGGGCTGCACCTCCCGCTTCCATGGTTCCCAGGCGTCCGCGATGTCGGTCAGAAAGGGGCCGGGGCTGATCGTGTTCACCCGCACTTTCGGGCCATATTCGCGGCTGAGCGACACGGTCATCGCATTGAGCGCCGCCTTTGCCGCGCCATAGGGCACGACTTTCGGCAGCGCCATCAATGCCCCGGTCGAGCTGACGTTGATGATACAACCGCCATCGCCTTCGCTCATCCGGTGCGCGATCTGGCTCGCGAGGCGGAACGGACCCTTGAAGTTCAGGTTCATCACCGAATCGAACAGCTTTTCCGGTATTTCGTGGCTGGCGCAGGACGGCGACATTCCGGCATTGTTGACCAGAATGTCGACGCGCCCGAATGCGGCGTAGGACGCGGCGATCAATCCGTCGATCTCGTCCCAGCGGCCGCAATGGGCACTGTGGGCCAGGGCTTTGCGACCAAGCGCGCGGCATTCTTCGGCAATGGTTTCGCAATTGTCCAGCTTGCGGCTGGCGACGATGACGTCGGCGCCGCGCTCCGCAAACGCCTTTACCATCCGATAGCCAAGCCCGCGCGACCCGCCGGTGACGAGCGCGACCTTTCCGGTGAAATCGAACAGCGGATCGGGCGTCATGCCGTGTTCCTTTCCCGGATCGCTGCCAGCCGCGTCGGTATATGTTCGCTGGGAAACAGGCCCGATGCGCGCGTTGCATTCTTCAGATGAGCTTTGGCGACCTGTACCTTGTGCACCTCGGTTGGTCCGTCGGCCAGGGCGAGGGCGGGAAGGCCCATCCACATATCGGCGAGCGGCGTTTCGAGCGTCATGCCCAGGCTTCCGTGCATCTGGATCGCGCGCTGGACGATGTCGTGACAGACTTTTGCCATCTGCACCTTGCACATCGCGATATGCGTGCGCGCGGCGCCGTGGGGCTCGCGACCGCTTTCCACCTCATCGATGATCCACGCGGTCTTGAGCACCAGCAGGCGGAACTGTTCCAGCTCGATGATCGAATCGGCGATCGCTCCCTGCACGAACTGATGTTCGCCAAGCTGCTTGCCCTGGGTGTGGCGTGAGACCGCGCGTTCCAGCATCATGTCGATCGCGCGCTGGCATTTGCCGACCGTTCGCATGGCGTGGTGGACACGGCCGCCGCCCAGCCGCGCCTGCGCGACCTTGAACCCCTCGCCGGGGTTGCCCAGCATCGCGTCCAGTGGAACCCGCACGCGATTATAACGGATATAGGCGTGAATGCCGTCGTCGTCGCCCCGGCGATCCCCCATCGTCTGGGAATGGCGGATGAATTCCAGTCCGGGCGCATCGGCGGGCACGATCAGCATCGACATTCGCCCGTGCGGCGGGTTTTCGGGATTGGTCACGACCATCACGATGAGAAAGGCGGCGAAGCGCGCATTGGAGGAGAACCATTTCTCTCCCTCGATCACCCACTCGTCGCCCTCGCGCCACGCGCGGCAGGTGAACTCCTTGGGATCGGCCCCGGCCTGCGGTTCGGTCATCGAAAAGGTCGATACGATTTCACCGTCGATCAGCGGCTTCAGGTAGCGGGCCTTCTGCTCGTCGGTGCCGAACATCGCCAGGATTTCGCTGTTCCCCGTATCGGGCGCGGCGGTGCCGAATATGGTGGGCGCCCAATAGCTGCGGCCCAGAAGTTCGTTCATCAGCGCCAGCGTCAGTTGACCATATCCGGGTCCGCCCAGCTCGGCGCCCAGATGACAGGCCCACAATCCCTGCGCCTTCACCTCCTTTTGCAATGGTTTCAGATGCGCGCGCGCCTTGCGGTCGGTTACGTCATAGGGAGCGCCGTGACCGGGGAACAGCATGTCCATCGGCTCGCATTCGCGGCGGACAAACGCTGCCATCCAGTCCAGCCTCGCCTGCAAGTCCGGTTCGATGCGAAAGTTGATCATGTCTGCTCCTGCTATTCCGGCGGGACAGGGTTAGCCGACCAGTCGGATCAGCTTTTCGGCTTCGGCAAAATTGCCGCGCACAAGCCGGTCGAAGAAGTGGCCTGTTTCGGCGCTTAGAATGCCCTTGGCGGCCTGCGCGACCTTATATTCCAGGATACAGCCACCCTTGAACATCGCCAGCACCAGATAATAATCGAAACTCGCCATGTCGCGCCCGGTGCCGACGGCATAATGCGCCATCAATTCCTGCCGCGATGGCCAGTGGTCCACATTGTACAGCGCCTTTTCAGGCACATGGCCCGGAAATCGATCGTCGCAGATGCCGTTGCAGAACCATGCCAGATCGAGCAGCGGGTCGGCTATGGTTGACAATTCCCAGTCGATCAGCGCGGCAAGGCGGCATGGCGGGTCAAAGGCAAACAATGCATTGGGCGTCCCGACATCGCCGTGGATAATACCGGGCCGGAAATCGTCCGGCGCGTTCGCGCGAAGCCAGTCGCGAGCGAGCGCATAGCCGGGCAGCTCACGCCATTCGAAATCATAGAGTTGGCGATAGCTTATGATCTGACTTTCCCAGCGATCGACCTGTCGCTCCAGAAAATTATCGGGCCGCCCGAAATCGTCGAGACCGACGGCGCGGTAATCGACATTGGCGAGCGCGATCAGCCCGTCGACCATCGCAAACGGGATCTCGCCGGCATGGGGAGGCTTGTCGAACGGCGGGCGGTCATGAATGCGCCCGTCGCAAAGGGCGCCAGACCATCCGTCGACACGGTCCATGACATAAAAGGGCGCGCCGATGACGTCCGGGTCGGCGCAGCTTGCATGGCAGACGGGATGCGGCACATCGGTGCCGTTCAGCGCGGTCAGCACCCGCGCTTCGCGCAAGATGCTCTTCGCGCTGCCCGGCGGCGGGACGATCGGCGGACGGCGAAGGACCAGCGTCCGGCCACCGCGATCCAGCGACAGAATGACGTTCGAGGTGCCACCATGGATTTTTCCGATCGCCAGCGGCCCGTGCCCCAGCGCGGGAACATGCACGTCGAGCCATGCGGAAAGCCGGTCGGAATCGGCCAGGGCGCGCAATTCGCTCATCGGTCGCGCGCGCGCAAATAGGTTTCGATCCCCTGGCGTATCTCTTGCAACCGGTCGGCCGCGTCGGCGAACATTTCCCCGTCGATCCGCGCGAGTATATCGGTCGTCACCGCCTGCGCGCGGTCATGATCCGCCGCCTTGAGCGCGCGCCCGGCATCGGTCGCGATGATCAAGGACGCGCGTTTGTGATCGGGATTGTCGGCAAAGTCGATCAGGTCGAGCGCGGCGAGGCGGTTCGCCGCCCGCTGCACCACCTGGCGCGGATGCCCCAGGCTGCGGCCGATCTGCGCCACCGTGGGCGGCGTCGCGGCGTTGACCACGGCGGTGAGCACCGTCAGCTCCATTTCGGCCAATCCGCTCTGCGCGCGCGTGTCGGCGTAGAGCGCCCGCATCCGTCCACGCAGCCGGGCAAGCTCGTCGGCGAATCGTTCGAAATCGGAGAAGCGCGGTGACATGACACCTTAATGTCAAAATGACATCAAGGTGTCAAATTATTCGGGCGCGTAACCATCGGCCGGAACAGCGACGCCTTGGTCTGCCAGTCGATCCGCACCCGCCGCCTTGCGAAACGCCAGCCCTCGGCGGTGCGGACGATCCGGTCGTCATATGTGCCGCTGTGATCGGGGCCGAAATTGCTGTGGACGCAGAAATAGCTGCGCGCGGTGGCGACATCGCCATCGACAATGATCAGCGGATTGGTGATGTGATGCCGGATGAAGGTCAGCCGCCGGTCGCGCGTGCCTGAAGACAGGGACGCCTTGATCGCCGCCGGACCGCATGGCGCGGCGCCCGGATATTCCAGCACCCCGTCGGGCGCAAAGCAGGCCGCCAGATCGTCGATACGCCCCCGGTCGCCGTGGTAGGTATAGCGTGCCAGAAGGTCGCGGATCGCGTCGCGGTCGCTTGCCAGATCAGGCATTGAATGCAAGCTCCAGTCCCGGCTCGTCCCAGCGCAGTTTCGCGAGCCGCCCCGAACTCGACAGCGTTACATAGGCGTCCCGCATGTCTGTGCCGCCGAAGGCAATGTTGGTAACGTAACGTTCGCCCGGAATGCCGAACTTGTGCATTGCGCCGTCGGACGTGATGGTCGAAATGCCGCCCTCGTAAAGCGTTGCGACACAGATATTGCCGGCGGCCGTTACCGCCAGACTGTCGAAACCTACCGGCCCCGGAGCGGTTGCCACCCATTCGGGCCTCTGTTCTTCGGGGGCCCGCCGGTAGCGCCAAAGGCGCGCCTGATGGGTGTCGGCGACATAGACATGCGCCCCATTGGGCGACAGGCCGATGCCGTTGCAGGAGATGGCGTGGCGGTCGATCGCGGCGACATGCGAACCGTCGGGAAGCGCCGTGAACAGCCCGCTCGCCGTGCGGATGCCGTCATGCGTCTTGCCAAGGTCGGTGAACCACATGCGCCCGTCCGAGTCGAAAACAATGTCGTTCGGCGCCTCCAGCGCCACACCGTCGCAATGGTCGAAAAGCCGTTCGGCGCGACCGCTCGACAGGTCCACTCGCTCGACCCGGCCCTCATGGCCCGGACCGCGGGCATTCTGAAACTTGTCGAGATCCAGTCCGCCATTGTTGCAAACATATAGCGCGCCATCGGGACCGATCGCGGCGCCATTGGGCCCGCCGCCGATCTCGCACAGCACTTCCTTGCGGCCGTTCCAGCAGCGCGTGATACGCCCGCCCGCAAGCTCGACGACGATCACCGACCCATCGGCCATGACCACCGGTCCCTCCGGAAAGGCAAGGCCATCCGCAACGATTTCCATGTCGGCTCCTATATAACCTAGTTAGTCATGTCTTGACATGCAGAGGGTCAAGGCGCAACCCTTGGCGCGAGGGAGAGAGCCTTGCCAATACCGGCCCATCATATTGTGGCGACCCCGCCGCCATTCGAAGCGCCCCCCTATCCGGGCGACATTTTTGCCGGTCAGACGGTGCTGGTCACCGGCGGCGGGTCGGGCATGGGTCTCGCGATGGCAAAGGCCTTTGCGCAGGGCGGGGCCGATGTCGCGGTGCTGGGACGGAACCTCGACCGGGCACGGGACGGCGCCGAACAGATCGCCGCGCTGGGCGTGCGCAGTCATGCGATAAGCTGTGACGTTCGCAATCCCGATGCCGTGGCGGCAGCCTTTGACGAAGCCGAGGAGGCGCTCGGGCCCATCGGCCTGCTCGCCAACAATGCCGGCGCCAATTTCCCGATCCTGGCAGAAGATATATCGCGCAATGCCTGGAACGCGGTCACGCGGATCGCGATCGACGGGACGTTCCTTTGCTCCAGCGAATTCGCCCGGCGCCGCATCGCGCGCGGTGAGGGCGGGGCGATCGTCAACAACAGCGCCCAATATATCTGGACCGGCTTTCCGGGCGATGCCCATAGCGCCGCCGCCAAGACCGCGCAGGCGACGATGACGAAGCGTCTGGCCGCCGATTGGGCGCCATATGGCATTCGCGTCAATGCAATAGCGGCGGGTTTCTTCCCCCATGCCGATTCGGTTTCGGGTCGCAGCGAGGATGGCGTGGAGCCGTTGCAGGCGATGATCCCCGCGGGCCGCACGGGCAGCATATGGGAGTTTGGCTGGTTGTCCGCGATGACCTGTACCCCGTTTTTCGGTGAAATGACCGGACAGGTGATCGTGCAGGACGGTGGCGAAAGCCTGCGTAGATCGCTGATCATGCCCGACTTCATTCCGCCGCGTGAGCGGGCTGACGGCCCGTGGGGTTGGCAATGAACGGCTGGCTTGCCGGAAAACGCGCCCGGATCGAAGGGGACGCGCCTGCCATTACGGCGGCGATCGAGGCCGCCGGGGCGGTGCTGGTCGCCGATGGCGAAGGCGATTGCGACATCTGGGTCCACATCGCGCCGCATTCCGAAATCAAGCGCGCGCACGAGATCGGGTACAGCGAATGGCGCGCCAAC
This DNA window, taken from Sphingopyxis alaskensis RB2256, encodes the following:
- a CDS encoding SDR family NAD(P)-dependent oxidoreductase, encoding MTPDPLFDFTGKVALVTGGSRGLGYRMVKAFAERGADVIVASRKLDNCETIAEECRALGRKALAHSAHCGRWDEIDGLIAASYAAFGRVDILVNNAGMSPSCASHEIPEKLFDSVMNLNFKGPFRLASQIAHRMSEGDGGCIINVSSTGALMALPKVVPYGAAKAALNAMTVSLSREYGPKVRVNTISPGPFLTDIADAWEPWKREVQPVALGRPGRPEEIVTAALMLASPSSSYTTGALVRVDGGQR
- a CDS encoding SMP-30/gluconolactonase/LRE family protein, yielding MEIVADGLAFPEGPVVMADGSVIVVELAGGRITRCWNGRKEVLCEIGGGPNGAAIGPDGALYVCNNGGLDLDKFQNARGPGHEGRVERVDLSSGRAERLFDHCDGVALEAPNDIVFDSDGRMWFTDLGKTHDGIRTASGLFTALPDGSHVAAIDRHAISCNGIGLSPNGAHVYVADTHQARLWRYRRAPEEQRPEWVATAPGPVGFDSLAVTAAGNICVATLYEGGISTITSDGAMHKFGIPGERYVTNIAFGGTDMRDAYVTLSSSGRLAKLRWDEPGLELAFNA
- a CDS encoding SDR family oxidoreductase encodes the protein MPIPAHHIVATPPPFEAPPYPGDIFAGQTVLVTGGGSGMGLAMAKAFAQGGADVAVLGRNLDRARDGAEQIAALGVRSHAISCDVRNPDAVAAAFDEAEEALGPIGLLANNAGANFPILAEDISRNAWNAVTRIAIDGTFLCSSEFARRRIARGEGGAIVNNSAQYIWTGFPGDAHSAAAKTAQATMTKRLAADWAPYGIRVNAIAAGFFPHADSVSGRSEDGVEPLQAMIPAGRTGSIWEFGWLSAMTCTPFFGEMTGQVIVQDGGESLRRSLIMPDFIPPRERADGPWGWQ
- a CDS encoding NADPH:quinone oxidoreductase family protein → MPRAVMASALGPPDTYRLVEYDPGPPSPSQVRIAIRATGISYVDVLTAAGNYQVKPPLPYIPGSECAGIVEAVGMDVEGLSVGDKVVGSGWGGLFADAANLPARTVRKMPETLSFEEAAVFPVSYATARHALVDRGRLAAGETLLVLGAGGATGYAAIQLGKYLGAQVIASASNATKRSLARAGGADAVIDARDPDWRATVTAATGGQGVDVVFDPVGGDATDRAFRSLAWNGRHLVIGFPAGIAALRTNLPLLKGASLIGVDVRQFGLFEPGRSEANRDAIFDLAAEGRLRPAIARTYPLEDFCAAMQDAETGESAGRIVLTMGQMSSTPR
- a CDS encoding DUF7065 domain-containing protein; translation: MTDDLAFRPEDDRYHQLSDDPYETETNWWSFNIPERKLGCWIHAPYYPNRKAVTWRIFAWDDEGYDQARMAYYRKVEEAPMPDDPDLTDIIFPGDANGPGYSLRMLEPGMKYHLQYEDRARGFALDFTHGGLHPPHRFPPGKPPFMATPHFDQLGHVEGWMTLRGERIRIDGIGVRDRTWGPRGGPYAASPKRYASDMERVKRPGGAHWREIERERGRGRIQYIFGHRHDGTGFLGFVRVADGDADGWAPMNAGWIRRDGCFGSLDPARSRMRTFRSPKTGWSTHMQVELVDEQGREMKSEGFAVSTMSEAGYGVNQLMRWDIDGGIGWGEDQDVWNPAHYVRMLDALKATV
- a CDS encoding MarR family winged helix-turn-helix transcriptional regulator gives rise to the protein MSPRFSDFERFADELARLRGRMRALYADTRAQSGLAEMELTVLTAVVNAATPPTVAQIGRSLGHPRQVVQRAANRLAALDLIDFADNPDHKRASLIIATDAGRALKAADHDRAQAVTTDILARIDGEMFADAADRLQEIRQGIETYLRARDR
- a CDS encoding acyl-CoA dehydrogenase family protein; protein product: MINFRIEPDLQARLDWMAAFVRRECEPMDMLFPGHGAPYDVTDRKARAHLKPLQKEVKAQGLWACHLGAELGGPGYGQLTLALMNELLGRSYWAPTIFGTAAPDTGNSEILAMFGTDEQKARYLKPLIDGEIVSTFSMTEPQAGADPKEFTCRAWREGDEWVIEGEKWFSSNARFAAFLIVMVVTNPENPPHGRMSMLIVPADAPGLEFIRHSQTMGDRRGDDDGIHAYIRYNRVRVPLDAMLGNPGEGFKVAQARLGGGRVHHAMRTVGKCQRAIDMMLERAVSRHTQGKQLGEHQFVQGAIADSIIELEQFRLLVLKTAWIIDEVESGREPHGAARTHIAMCKVQMAKVCHDIVQRAIQMHGSLGMTLETPLADMWMGLPALALADGPTEVHKVQVAKAHLKNATRASGLFPSEHIPTRLAAIRERNTA
- a CDS encoding phosphotransferase family protein, with the translated sequence MSELRALADSDRLSAWLDVHVPALGHGPLAIGKIHGGTSNVILSLDRGGRTLVLRRPPIVPPPGSAKSILREARVLTALNGTDVPHPVCHASCADPDVIGAPFYVMDRVDGWSGALCDGRIHDRPPFDKPPHAGEIPFAMVDGLIALANVDYRAVGLDDFGRPDNFLERQVDRWESQIISYRQLYDFEWRELPGYALARDWLRANAPDDFRPGIIHGDVGTPNALFAFDPPCRLAALIDWELSTIADPLLDLAWFCNGICDDRFPGHVPEKALYNVDHWPSRQELMAHYAVGTGRDMASFDYYLVLAMFKGGCILEYKVAQAAKGILSAETGHFFDRLVRGNFAEAEKLIRLVG
- a CDS encoding nuclear transport factor 2 family protein, with amino-acid sequence MPDLASDRDAIRDLLARYTYHGDRGRIDDLAACFAPDGVLEYPGAAPCGPAAIKASLSSGTRDRRLTFIRHHITNPLIIVDGDVATARSYFCVHSNFGPDHSGTYDDRIVRTAEGWRFARRRVRIDWQTKASLFRPMVTRPNNLTP
- a CDS encoding NAD(P)H-dependent flavin oxidoreductase, with protein sequence MFESYLEALDGIGGAPPIVNLPARWGRDPAAAERIDCLERHRVPLVLSSLGDPSALVERVHGWGGRVIHDVTTMKHAEKAIAAGADGLMLTCAGAGGHTGFLTPMAFVPAVRRRFDGLLIVAGGIADAHGIAAALALGGDIACMGTRFIATPESGVAEGHRTMIPAVGVDDIMVSAAMNGVPAHWMRPSVEAVGLDPKSLPSTRTAMPEGVRPWRDIWSAGQSAGLIDMVEPVADLVARLRRDFNALPALPDWRGRLADIAF